A window of Gemmatimonadota bacterium genomic DNA:
CGTCTTGAGGTCGGCCTGGATGCCGGCGCCGCCTCCGGAGTCGGAACCCGCGATGGTGAGGGCTACCGGGATCATGGGCGGTGATTCGGGTGGATGATCGTCAGGTCGTCTTGGGTTGGTTTTCGTAGAACTTCTTGATCAGGCGGTCCAGGTACGCGCCGGGGTTCTCGATCGCTGCCTTGGTGATCTTCAGTTCCCGGGCCTGGATCAGCTTCAGGCCGTGGACGTAGTCCTTGAATAGCTCCAGCCCCATTTCCTCGGTGGTCCGGCCCTGTTGCGCCGCCAGGTCTTCCAGCGCGGCGGCCGCGGCTTCGTCCAGCGTGAGCGTGATGTCGTGTTCCGCGTAGTACACCTGCACCAGTTCGGCCGGTTCGGGCGGCGCCTCCGCGAGGATCCGTTCGAGTTCGCTCTCCGGGTGCTCCACCACTTCGGCCGTCACGGCGAACTGCTTTACCGTGCTGGACGGGAGTTTCTTCTCGAACCGGATCAGGATCCGCTCCATCGCACCGATAAGGCCGCGGGCGCCCGTACCCGACTGGTGGGCCTGTTCGGCGATCAGGCGCAGCGACTTCTCGTCGAAGTCCACGTCGATGCCGTAGGCCTTGAAGTCCAGTTTCTTGGCGATGATGACCGGGCTGTTCGGGTTCCGGAGGATCTGGAACAGGTCGTCGACGCTAAGCTTGTGCAGCACGGCGGTCACCGGTAGCCGTCCGATGAATTCCGACTCGAAGCCGTACTTGATCAGGTCTTCCGCGGTTACGTGCGGCAGCCATTCGCCGTCGTCGGGCTTTTCCGCGCCGTCGCCCTGCTCGAAGCCCATCGTCTGCACGCTCATGCGCTTCTTGATGATCTCTTCCAGGTTGGCGAAGGCCCCGCTGACGATGAAGAGGATGTTCCGCGTGTTGATGCGCTTTCGTTCCACCTTGCCCGTCTTCTGGAACTGGAGGGCGTTCTCCATCTGGGACGTCAGATCGTGGGGCGCCTGCAGGTCCACGTCCGTCTCCTCCATCAGCTTGAGGAGCGTGCGCTGCACCCCGGTCCGCGACACGTCGGGACCCACGATGTTGCCCGACGAGGCGATCTTGTCGATCTCGTCGATGTAGATGATGCCGTGTTCCGCCAGCTTGATGTTGCCGTCGGCCTCGTGGACCAGCGAGCGGACCAGCTCGTCCACGTCCCCGCCCACGTAGCCCGTCTCGCTGAACCGCGTGGCGTCGCCCTTGACGAAGGGCACGCCGATCCGGCTGGCGATGAGCTTGATGAGGTAGGTCTTCCCCACCCCGGTCGGGCCGATCAGGATGATGTTGTTCTTGATGTTGCCGACCGGTTCCTTCTCCTCCTGGAGGCGGATGCGGTTGAAATGGGTGCAGATCTTGGTGGCCAGGATCTCCTTGGCCTCGTCCTGGCGGATGACGTACTCGTTCAGATAGGCTTCCAGCTCCTCCGGTTTCATGTCGAACCGGATCTCCGGCAGCGGCACTTCTTCCGCGGGCGGATCCGCCGGGACGCCCTCCTTCTCCGGCTGGGCGAACTGGACCTGCGCGCCGTACTTGGTCGAGAAGAACTCCTTGAGGTCCTTCTGTATGTCACCCATGTCGGGGGTCTTGGCCATAGGGGATCGGTCCTTTCGGCTGCAAAAGTCGCGTCCTGCCTGCATCGCCGCACCGGGCGCGATCCGCTCGACGCTACGATAGAACCCCCGTAATATAGGTCAAGCGGCGCAATCGGGCAAACGCAATTGACAGGACGCGCCGCCGGAGCGGCCGGTTTCCCCGACGTAGACCGCTTTCAAAGCTACGGTTTCGCGGCGCGGCCACCGAAGGCGCGCAGGGCCCAGTACCTGACGCGGCTCCACACCCGGCCCATCCCCTCGGACCGGAGGAGTTCCCGGAAGTCGCGGTCGGCGGCTTTCCGGTAGTCCCGGCTCAGCCGTCCCATACGGATCGACTGGTAGGCGCAGTCATGCATCAGGCTCGGGGCCATCGACGAGGCAGTGTCGACCGCCGGACCCGACGCGCCGTCCCAGGAGTACCCCGGGTACACCATGAGCCTGTTCCCGTCGAACCGGAACATGGGCAGCGGGCTTGCTTCCTGCTGCAGGCGGCTCTGCCTGAACACGGTGACGGGCGGGTACGCATGCGCGAGCCG
This region includes:
- a CDS encoding AAA family ATPase, translated to MAKTPDMGDIQKDLKEFFSTKYGAQVQFAQPEKEGVPADPPAEEVPLPEIRFDMKPEELEAYLNEYVIRQDEAKEILATKICTHFNRIRLQEEKEPVGNIKNNIILIGPTGVGKTYLIKLIASRIGVPFVKGDATRFSETGYVGGDVDELVRSLVHEADGNIKLAEHGIIYIDEIDKIASSGNIVGPDVSRTGVQRTLLKLMEETDVDLQAPHDLTSQMENALQFQKTGKVERKRINTRNILFIVSGAFANLEEIIKKRMSVQTMGFEQGDGAEKPDDGEWLPHVTAEDLIKYGFESEFIGRLPVTAVLHKLSVDDLFQILRNPNSPVIIAKKLDFKAYGIDVDFDEKSLRLIAEQAHQSGTGARGLIGAMERILIRFEKKLPSSTVKQFAVTAEVVEHPESELERILAEAPPEPAELVQVYYAEHDITLTLDEAAAAALEDLAAQQGRTTEEMGLELFKDYVHGLKLIQARELKITKAAIENPGAYLDRLIKKFYENQPKTT